GTAAGGATTTCGATGCCCGTGCTTGCATTTATGACATGGACCGCGCCCCAAAGCTCAAGAAGCACATCCGCAAAGCCAAGCAACTCGGCATCCACGAGATCAAATCCACCCCGTGCATCGAGGCGTTGCTCCTAGAAATCCTCGGAGAGAAAGTCCCCGCTTCTACCGATGATTGTAAGCGGGCGATGCAACGTATCCTCGGGGAAGACAGCCTTACCGAAATCCCCACCTTTGAGAAGTATTTCCCGAAGGAGCTGATCGAACGACGCAAGTCAGAGGTCCCCCAACTCGACGTGCTCATGGGGCTGATTAACCGTAATTCAAAAAAGTAGAGCGAATTTTATAAATAATTAAAACCGAACATTTGATATGAAGCTCCCGAAACAAGCTGCCGAAAACATCACAAAGGCACTGACATCCGTAAGTCTACTAGAGGAAGCTACCGCAAAGGAAGTAGTCGATGCCCTGGATGGCCAAAAATCAGTGAATTGGAACATCATTCTGACCAAACAATTTAAGGCCGAGAAAGGAGATCAAGATGAAGTTGAGTCTTAAAGCATTCCGCGGGGTCAACGACTCGTTTGAGGTTAAGTTCGATACAAATCAAAACCTCACAGTCCTTTACGGTGAAAATGGGAGTGGCAAAACTACGATATCTGATGCCTTGGAATTTGTAGTCGATGGCAAAGCTGGGTCCCTGGAAGACAAATCTTTGGATGGAAAGGCGCGACTGCCCCAGTTAGTCAATGCTCAAAGAAAGAAGGCTGACCTTTCTGTGTCTTTGGAAATTCATAACAAAACGCGCTCTGCAACACTACCAGCCTCTAAGGTAGTTCATAGCGGAGAACTGGATCAGCAATTTAAGGTTCTTAGTAGAAAGAATATTACAAGACTGATCGAGGAGGAGCCAGCAAAGCGCTTCAGTAGAATTCAAGACTTCGTTTCCATCCCTGTCCTTGAGCGTGAAGAAAAGGCTCTCAATGCTCTTCTTCTCGCCGAAAAGAAAATTTTCGACAGTCAATCCAGGCTCGTCGAGCAAGCACATGAAATACTTGAAGAGTTATTCACCGAGCATGCCGACAAAACCAAGTATGGTGACCGACAAAAGGACTGGAAAGAAGACATCCTCAGCGAGAGCGAGGAGACAATCACGGAACACCTCAATCTCCTTCAGGAACTCCACCAACAAGTCAAGCGTCTACGTGCTGACTTCACGCCTCTAGGCGGAAGCTACCCTGCCGTAAAAATGGCTCAGAGAACCTTTGATAATGAGACTAAAGCCCTCACCAAACTAATAGCAGATCACAGTGGGGACTTGGCCAAGGCTTTCAAAACCCTTAAACATGCGAAAGGCTACTTTGAAAAAACCGAGACCGACATCTGTCCAGTCTGTGACACGGAGGTCGGTCATGATTCTCTTGTTGAAAAGGTCAATCAGAAACTCGACTCTCTCTGATGTGTCCTGAGATCGCTGGACAGAGGATTCCTTTATTTTCTTCGTGTTATGATGTTTAGTTGTAGTTGATGCAAGCCGGTAGGCTTGTGTGATTGCCCCCCATGGGGGGCGCGATTTTTTCCTCGAATTGGATCGGGCTCTTGTAGCCCAGAGAGGAGTGTTTTCTGAATCGGTTGTAGAAAACTTCGATATACTCGAAGGCATTGCTTCG
The nucleotide sequence above comes from Puniceicoccus vermicola. Encoded proteins:
- a CDS encoding AAA family ATPase, whose translation is MKLSLKAFRGVNDSFEVKFDTNQNLTVLYGENGSGKTTISDALEFVVDGKAGSLEDKSLDGKARLPQLVNAQRKKADLSVSLEIHNKTRSATLPASKVVHSGELDQQFKVLSRKNITRLIEEEPAKRFSRIQDFVSIPVLEREEKALNALLLAEKKIFDSQSRLVEQAHEILEELFTEHADKTKYGDRQKDWKEDILSESEETITEHLNLLQELHQQVKRLRADFTPLGGSYPAVKMAQRTFDNETKALTKLIADHSGDLAKAFKTLKHAKGYFEKTETDICPVCDTEVGHDSLVEKVNQKLDSL
- a CDS encoding RloB domain-containing protein — protein: MSRSNPFNQKTRQIQHTTLIVVEGDTELALVKYLRALCGRNCGTRVSPENAHGGSGDVVLEMAIKLGKDFDARACIYDMDRAPKLKKHIRKAKQLGIHEIKSTPCIEALLLEILGEKVPASTDDCKRAMQRILGEDSLTEIPTFEKYFPKELIERRKSEVPQLDVLMGLINRNSKK